In a single window of the Melioribacteraceae bacterium genome:
- a CDS encoding ATP-binding cassette domain-containing protein, with protein sequence MQIKTAILSAQKISVHFGEQIILDEASLSIHEDDRIGLVGKNGAGKSTFLKIIAGLSQPDSGETAIKKDLVISYLPQDFTLDESTTVYQNILFGADSIIELLREYENTPFDSKNKHLLEEKLNRCDGWNLQRKIELLIESLNAPNKDRIVNTLSGGEKRRVALCKALIANPDLLILDEPTNHLDTDTIEWIEHFLSDYNGTCIFVTHDRYFLDRIANRIVELSEGTFYSHQGNYTDYLMNKLEREAIKEAEERKRQNFLRRELDWVMRGPRARRTKSKSRLDHYYEIAEQNNYTPELDADIIVPPPQKLGNKVVELKNVSISLGGKNLISHLNFNFEPGRKLGIVGKNGVGKTTLLKLILGELAPIGGLVDIGEKTEFNYIDQSRLLLNDSDTVFNAIGEGNTTIKFGNQQITVWTYLRRFLFTDERINTLVGRLSGGEKSRLTLAKILIKGGNFLLLDEPTNDLDLPTLRVLEEALISFDGCLVIVSHDRYFLNRVCNGILSFEVNGNLHFSEGNYDYYLEKKKKHSPTVIPNEKSDKKPEPAKKVTPKKLTWKENKELETIEDEILKAEVEIENIEAIFSSSDFYNKYGNQVNELNEQLENAKEKVSSLYKRWDELETKKQKFASDTNTDL encoded by the coding sequence ATGCAGATTAAAACGGCAATACTTTCGGCACAAAAAATTAGCGTTCACTTTGGCGAGCAAATAATTTTAGATGAAGCATCATTAAGTATTCATGAGGATGACAGAATTGGGCTCGTTGGAAAAAATGGTGCCGGTAAATCAACATTCTTAAAAATTATTGCGGGCTTATCGCAGCCAGATTCGGGAGAAACCGCAATAAAAAAGGATCTGGTTATTAGTTATTTGCCGCAAGATTTCACCCTTGATGAATCAACAACAGTTTACCAAAATATATTATTTGGCGCCGATAGTATTATAGAATTACTCAGAGAATATGAGAATACACCATTCGATTCTAAGAACAAGCATCTCCTCGAAGAAAAATTGAATAGATGCGATGGATGGAATCTTCAAAGAAAAATTGAGTTACTTATCGAATCTCTGAATGCTCCGAATAAAGATAGAATCGTAAATACTCTTTCTGGTGGAGAAAAAAGAAGAGTTGCGCTTTGTAAAGCATTAATTGCTAATCCCGATTTATTAATTCTTGATGAACCCACAAATCACCTCGACACCGATACAATAGAATGGATTGAACATTTTCTTTCTGATTATAATGGCACATGCATATTTGTCACACACGATCGTTATTTTCTTGATCGAATTGCCAACAGAATTGTTGAGTTATCCGAAGGTACATTTTATTCGCATCAAGGAAATTATACCGATTATTTGATGAATAAATTAGAACGGGAAGCCATTAAAGAGGCAGAGGAGAGAAAGAGACAAAACTTTTTGAGACGAGAACTTGATTGGGTTATGAGGGGTCCACGAGCCCGCCGAACCAAATCAAAAAGTCGCCTCGATCATTACTACGAAATTGCCGAGCAAAATAATTATACACCCGAATTAGATGCGGATATAATTGTTCCGCCACCCCAAAAACTAGGCAATAAAGTAGTTGAGTTAAAAAATGTAAGCATTAGTTTGGGCGGTAAAAATTTAATTTCTCATCTCAATTTTAATTTCGAACCCGGTAGAAAACTTGGAATAGTGGGCAAAAACGGTGTTGGTAAAACTACACTTCTTAAATTGATTTTGGGTGAGTTAGCTCCAATTGGAGGATTGGTGGATATTGGAGAAAAAACAGAGTTTAATTATATAGATCAATCGAGATTGCTACTCAACGATTCGGATACCGTTTTTAACGCCATTGGTGAGGGAAATACAACCATTAAATTCGGTAATCAGCAGATAACTGTATGGACTTATCTTCGTCGTTTTTTATTTACAGATGAAAGAATAAATACTTTAGTGGGAAGATTATCAGGGGGCGAAAAAAGCAGATTAACACTTGCTAAAATTTTAATTAAAGGGGGAAATTTTCTGCTTCTTGATGAACCCACAAATGATCTGGATTTGCCAACATTGAGAGTATTGGAAGAAGCGCTAATCTCATTCGATGGTTGTCTCGTTATTGTTAGTCATGATAGATATTTTCTCAATCGAGTATGTAATGGAATCCTCTCATTTGAGGTAAATGGGAATTTACATTTCAGCGAAGGCAACTATGATTATTATTTAGAGAAGAAAAAGAAACATTCCCCAACTGTTATTCCAAACGAAAAGAGTGATAAGAAGCCCGAGCCGGCAAAAAAAGTAACGCCAAAAAAACTGACTTGGAAAGAGAATAAAGAGTTGGAAACCATTGAGGATGAGATTTTAAAAGCTGAAGTGGAAATAGAAAACATTGAAGCTATATTCTCATCTTCCGACTTTTACAACAAATATGGCAATCAAGTTAATGAGCTTAACGAGCAATTAGAAAATGCAAAAGAAAAGGTATCATCTCTTTATAAACGGTGGGATGAGCTGGAAACTAAAAAACAAAAATTTGCATCAGACACAAACACTGATTTATAG
- a CDS encoding class I SAM-dependent RNA methyltransferase, protein MMEKICEEELIELGATNTEPVYRGVYFSADIKTIMRINYCSRTISRVLAPLLDEYCDDAKKLIKIASKIHWEKFISLNKTFAITSAVAKSQITNSLYASQCLKDGIADYFREKYGKRPDVSVANPDVRINLFIEKDHAVISIDTSGESLHKRGYRLLAGEAPMQETLAAAIIRLSGWDGSKPLWDCMCGSGTIICEAFMHYCKIPPQFLRKNFGFMNLPEYEKEIWYSIKKEIDEKIRELPKGIIKGSDKSQKMIEVALQNLSRLPNSSNVELKCHPFQHIKSFKDGVLITNPPYGIRLGEIEEVKKLYTELGDYLKQNCAGTTAFIYTGDVALRKSIGLRTSRRIPLVNGKLEGVLLQIDSYEGSKKRKYNED, encoded by the coding sequence ATGATGGAAAAAATATGTGAGGAAGAATTGATTGAACTCGGGGCAACTAATACAGAGCCAGTGTATCGGGGTGTTTATTTCAGCGCAGATATAAAAACCATTATGAGAATCAATTATTGTTCAAGAACAATTTCCCGAGTACTTGCTCCGTTATTAGATGAATATTGTGATGATGCAAAAAAGTTAATTAAAATAGCCTCAAAAATTCATTGGGAAAAGTTTATATCATTAAATAAAACATTTGCAATTACCTCGGCGGTTGCTAAAAGCCAAATCACTAACTCGTTGTATGCCTCACAGTGTCTAAAAGATGGAATTGCCGATTATTTCAGAGAAAAATATGGCAAACGCCCCGATGTTAGCGTGGCAAATCCCGATGTGAGGATTAATCTCTTTATCGAAAAAGATCACGCGGTAATTAGCATTGACACCTCCGGTGAATCACTTCACAAACGGGGTTACCGATTATTGGCAGGGGAAGCACCGATGCAGGAAACTTTAGCCGCGGCAATAATTAGATTGAGCGGGTGGGATGGTTCCAAACCATTATGGGACTGCATGTGCGGCAGCGGGACAATTATTTGTGAAGCATTTATGCACTATTGTAAAATACCTCCACAGTTCCTCCGTAAAAATTTTGGTTTTATGAATCTGCCGGAGTATGAAAAAGAAATCTGGTATTCTATAAAAAAGGAAATTGATGAAAAAATAAGAGAGTTACCCAAAGGGATAATTAAAGGAAGTGATAAATCTCAGAAAATGATTGAGGTCGCGTTGCAGAATTTATCAAGGCTCCCAAACTCTTCAAATGTTGAGTTAAAATGTCATCCGTTTCAGCATATTAAATCATTTAAGGATGGAGTACTCATCACAAATCCTCCTTATGGTATTAGACTTGGAGAAATTGAGGAAGTAAAAAAACTTTATACAGAATTGGGTGATTATTTAAAACAAAATTGCGCTGGTACCACCGCGTTTATTTATACCGGAGATGTAGCGCTTCGTAAAAGTATCGGACTTCGAACATCGAGAAGAATCCCTTTAGTAAATGGGAAACTTGAGGGTGTGCTGCTTCAAATTGATAGTTATGAAGGGAGCAAAAAAAGAAAGTACAATGAAGATTGA